The DNA segment TCGTTCCTCGACGATAAGCTATCTTTCCGACTGCTTCAGGGCAAGCGCAAGGTAGGGTGGGTCGGACGGGTGGCGGCGGACAAAGCTCGCCGAATGGGCATCAAACAGCCGGTCCTGATCGCCGAATTGTCGCTTGATGGTCTGATGGACACGCGCGACCAACAACTCAAGTTCACACCGCTGTCGATTTATCCGGCCGCGCCGCGCGACCTGGCGATTGTAGTCGATGAACATGTGGCCGCCGGTGATGTTACCGCTTGTGTGAAAAAAGCAGCCGGAGAGCTTGCGGAAGCGGTCGAGATTTTCGATCTTTACTCTGGCGACCAGATTCAGAAGGGCAAAAAGTCGATCGCCCTTTCGATCCGATACCGGTCACAGACCGGAAGTTTGTCGAACGAGCAAGTGGAAGCTACGCAACAACGTGTTGTCGGTGACTTAGAGCAGAAGTTTAATGCCGAGATTAGGATCAAAAAACCGTGAGTGACACTTTAGATCAGATATCGCAGAAGGTCGACCAATTGTTGCAGGTGGTCAAGAATCTGAAGACTGAAAACGCCACGCTTCAGGGCGAGAATAAACAGCTCAAGGCGCAGGTGGCTGATCTCAGCAAAGATCACAAATCGCTTTCGTTGCAAGCTGCCGATCAGTCGGAGGCGGTGCGTTCGAAGCTGCAACTGGTGCTCAGCCGTCTGGACGAGCTGGAAGAACTGGCTGGGCCATAAAAGGGCCATAAATGGCTTTTCTGAGCGGCGATGCTACATCTGCTCCCTGTTTGAGAACACACCCCGTCTCCG comes from the Candidatus Zixiibacteriota bacterium genome and includes:
- the zapB gene encoding cell division protein ZapB, with translation MSDTLDQISQKVDQLLQVVKNLKTENATLQGENKQLKAQVADLSKDHKSLSLQAADQSEAVRSKLQLVLSRLDELEELAGP